In Porphyromonas cangingivalis, a genomic segment contains:
- a CDS encoding site-specific integrase, which translates to MRSTFKVLFYLKKNAPKKNGSVPVMCRITIDGTIAQFSCKCDIHPDLWDIKSNRASGKSTVALETNRFLDKIRVGINAKYKEIAERDNYVTAEKVKNAFLGLEMRHETLLKVFAQHNEDFAKLLNAGLRSKSTYEKYCTVYKHLEEFIKMRYHVSDIALKELTPPFITDFDIFLRTEKQCCNNTVWIYMMPLRRMITIAQNHGWIVRDPFVDYSIYAESTDRDYLTKEEIRRLLDLRFRRKSMELVRDLYIFCCFTGLSFTDMKNLTKDNLQTSFDGKLWIMTKRQKTGVESNIMLLDIPKQIIEKYDGMANDNLLLPVPTYITACKNIKKIIGLCGIEKEITWHTSRHTMATEICLTNGVPIETLSKMLGHTNIRTTQIYAKITHEKESRDMAALSDKLSKVEQFNEITI; encoded by the coding sequence ATGCGTAGTACGTTTAAGGTTCTGTTCTACCTCAAAAAGAACGCTCCCAAGAAGAATGGTTCCGTTCCCGTGATGTGTCGTATCACCATTGACGGCACCATTGCCCAGTTCAGTTGCAAATGCGACATCCATCCCGATTTGTGGGACATCAAGAGCAATCGCGCTTCTGGAAAAAGTACCGTTGCGTTGGAAACCAACCGTTTCTTGGACAAGATACGTGTCGGTATCAATGCCAAATACAAGGAGATAGCCGAGCGGGATAACTATGTCACTGCCGAGAAAGTAAAGAACGCTTTCTTGGGTTTGGAAATGCGGCATGAAACCTTGCTGAAAGTCTTCGCGCAGCACAATGAGGACTTCGCCAAACTGCTCAATGCCGGTTTGCGAAGCAAATCTACCTACGAAAAATACTGTACGGTCTACAAGCATTTGGAGGAGTTCATCAAGATGCGTTACCATGTCAGCGATATTGCTTTGAAAGAACTCACTCCGCCTTTCATTACGGACTTTGACATCTTCCTGCGCACCGAAAAGCAATGCTGTAACAATACGGTATGGATTTACATGATGCCCCTGCGCCGTATGATTACCATTGCCCAGAACCACGGATGGATAGTCCGTGACCCTTTTGTCGATTACAGCATATATGCCGAGAGTACCGATAGAGATTATCTGACGAAAGAAGAGATTCGCAGGCTGTTGGATTTGAGATTCCGCCGCAAGTCGATGGAGCTGGTTCGGGATTTATACATCTTTTGTTGCTTTACAGGTTTGTCCTTTACCGATATGAAGAACCTGACCAAGGATAATCTTCAAACCTCCTTTGACGGGAAACTCTGGATTATGACCAAGCGACAAAAGACAGGGGTGGAGTCCAACATCATGCTCTTAGATATTCCTAAGCAGATTATCGAGAAATACGATGGTATGGCGAATGATAATTTGCTTCTGCCCGTTCCGACGTATATAACCGCTTGCAAGAACATCAAGAAAATCATCGGACTCTGCGGTATCGAAAAAGAGATTACGTGGCATACCAGTCGCCATACCATGGCAACGGAAATCTGCCTGACCAACGGCGTTCCTATCGAGACCCTTTCCAAGATGCTCGGACACACGAATATCCGCACCACGCAGATTTACGCCAAAATCACCCACGAAAAGGAGAGTCGGGACATGGCGGCACTCTCCGATAAACTGAGTAAGGTAGAGCAGTTCAATGAGATCACGATATAA
- a CDS encoding helix-turn-helix domain-containing protein: MNNDVKTKNDKEIAYFFNAGDRMIKGIDALRKKNRPLLNGHRYLTDDELSRLLHINRRTLQDYRNMGRISFIKLGGKVLYREEDVEKLLQENYRPRFEKP, encoded by the coding sequence ATGAACAATGACGTAAAGACAAAGAACGACAAAGAGATTGCGTACTTTTTCAACGCCGGTGACCGCATGATAAAAGGCATAGATGCTCTGCGGAAAAAGAACAGACCTCTGCTTAACGGTCATCGCTACCTGACGGATGATGAGTTGTCCCGTCTATTGCATATCAATCGACGCACGTTGCAAGACTATCGCAACATGGGAAGGATTTCCTTTATCAAGTTAGGCGGAAAGGTACTCTACCGAGAAGAGGATGTGGAAAAGCTGTTGCAAGAGAATTATCGCCCTCGGTTTGAGAAGCCTTGA
- a CDS encoding helix-turn-helix domain-containing protein, whose translation MEVIAIERKTYEAMMEHFRILTAKVDALCRECDEKRMGRWLDNQDVCQILNISLRTLQTYRSNRMLPYTQIGYKMFYKPEDVGKLLERSSAL comes from the coding sequence ATGGAAGTAATAGCAATAGAGAGGAAAACGTATGAAGCCATGATGGAGCATTTCCGCATTCTGACAGCCAAAGTCGATGCCCTGTGTCGGGAGTGTGACGAGAAGCGTATGGGCAGGTGGCTGGACAATCAGGATGTCTGCCAAATCCTGAACATCAGTTTGCGTACCCTGCAAACCTATCGTAGCAACCGAATGTTGCCCTACACGCAAATAGGGTATAAGATGTTCTATAAACCGGAGGATGTCGGAAAACTGCTCGAACGATCCTCCGCTTTATAA
- a CDS encoding helix-turn-helix transcriptional regulator, protein MDVITLESRAFQELIGKIEKILRYVEQEKKAKTEYENRLISNDELAAILGISKRTLQRMRSADRIGYKIIYGRCYYDLHDIEEAIRNRSLYCNPKNMEELRHNFKLKSRKIKDGTIG, encoded by the coding sequence ATGGATGTCATTACACTAGAAAGCAGAGCCTTTCAGGAACTGATAGGTAAGATAGAAAAGATTCTTCGGTATGTGGAGCAGGAGAAAAAGGCAAAGACGGAGTATGAAAACCGCCTTATCTCCAATGATGAGTTAGCCGCGATACTAGGTATCAGTAAACGTACCCTCCAGCGTATGCGCAGTGCAGACCGAATCGGCTACAAGATAATCTATGGGCGTTGCTACTACGACCTACATGACATCGAGGAGGCGATACGCAACAGAAGTCTCTACTGTAATCCGAAGAACATGGAAGAACTACGGCATAACTTCAAACTTAAAAGTAGGAAGATAAAGGATGGAACTATTGGATAG
- a CDS encoding helix-turn-helix domain-containing protein has product MELLDRETFLDWMERIMKRLDDLKQPTHDIPQRPMIEGEPLLDNQEVCMMLQISKRTLQRYRASGTLPFHIIYHKTWYLESEILSFMKAHFTENLKRKRTKKKTM; this is encoded by the coding sequence ATGGAACTATTGGATAGAGAGACCTTTCTTGACTGGATGGAACGCATCATGAAGCGTCTTGATGATTTGAAGCAGCCGACTCACGATATACCCCAACGTCCAATGATAGAAGGAGAACCGTTGTTGGATAACCAAGAGGTATGTATGATGCTTCAAATCAGCAAGCGTACTCTGCAACGTTACCGTGCTTCCGGGACACTTCCTTTCCACATTATCTACCATAAAACTTGGTACTTGGAATCGGAAATTCTCTCTTTCATGAAAGCCCACTTTACCGAAAACCTAAAACGAAAAAGAACAAAGAAAAAAACTATGTGA
- a CDS encoding helix-turn-helix transcriptional regulator: protein MKLNRIKDVLEEKGISQKWLAEKLNKSFSTVNAYVCNRQQPSLEMLYRISVVLQVKATDLLVDNDDK, encoded by the coding sequence ATGAAATTGAATAGAATAAAAGACGTTCTTGAAGAAAAGGGAATATCTCAAAAATGGCTGGCAGAGAAGCTCAATAAAAGTTTCAGCACAGTGAATGCATATGTCTGCAATCGACAACAGCCCTCTCTTGAGATGCTATATCGGATTTCTGTAGTATTGCAAGTAAAGGCAACAGATCTTTTAGTTGATAATGACGATAAATAG
- a CDS encoding ATP-binding protein, with product MKKKSAPIYRSLFEEDYLVRTLNSSITSQADIALTELVANAWDAGATKVSIFIPDEYGGLLVVEDDGNGLTEEEFQQRWMTLGYNKLTHQGKQVLFPDKKKRSPRMAYGRNGIGRHSLLCFNDEYHVVTSKNGKELSLTVSTKVKDQAISVIEQNISPSSKHGTRLEVRVDRNLPNVDKIREIISSRFLHDPEFIIEVNKQQLSLDQLDGLLNTTELKTSDGYNIIANFIDSKKSSRKSIYLGIAFWESGRLIGIPSWGLGTIFSLDGRTALAKRYTIVIQSNELAELVREDWSGFKNTNETENLYRTVAEYVNTMFEQTAKANLEETKAIVKKELAAKLKEASPLAQYEVDEIIENISINSPTATKETISIAVEAVLNLESSKNGQELLMKLSQLTEEDITGLNTILNKWSVKDALTVLSEIDRRLSIIEAIRKLSKDKSTDELHVLHPLVTESRWLFGPEYDTPEYTSNRQLQTVMRTLFKRDILDGNGVKTNRRPDLVVLADSTSLSMTGVEEFGDNELATVTKVLIVELKRGGFEITSKERNQATDYVDSLIALGINTAKITAFVVGDKVAKGLQRQYRAGSKDEGSIFLTDFDQLVDTAEKRMFGLRNKLAAMYDDIPGMTLYQQSKLKLF from the coding sequence ATGAAAAAGAAATCTGCTCCTATATATCGCTCTCTTTTTGAGGAAGACTACCTTGTTAGAACGTTGAATAGTTCCATAACCAGCCAAGCTGATATTGCTTTAACGGAACTTGTTGCAAATGCTTGGGATGCAGGTGCTACAAAAGTAAGCATATTCATTCCCGATGAATATGGTGGTCTCCTTGTCGTAGAAGATGATGGCAATGGTTTGACAGAAGAGGAATTTCAACAACGTTGGATGACCCTGGGATATAACAAACTAACACATCAAGGTAAACAGGTTCTATTTCCAGATAAAAAGAAAAGAAGTCCTCGCATGGCTTATGGACGCAATGGTATTGGCAGGCATAGCCTTTTATGCTTTAACGACGAATATCATGTTGTCACTTCAAAAAACGGGAAGGAACTTTCTCTTACAGTTTCAACTAAAGTAAAAGATCAAGCGATCTCTGTCATTGAACAAAATATCTCACCCTCTTCAAAGCATGGTACAAGATTGGAGGTTCGAGTTGATAGAAATCTTCCCAATGTGGATAAAATTAGAGAAATAATCTCCTCTCGTTTCCTACATGATCCTGAATTCATAATAGAGGTAAACAAACAGCAACTCTCTTTAGATCAGCTAGATGGCTTGTTAAACACAACAGAATTGAAGACATCAGATGGATACAACATTATTGCAAATTTTATAGACTCAAAGAAATCTTCTCGCAAAAGTATCTATCTAGGAATTGCTTTTTGGGAAAGCGGTCGTTTGATCGGCATTCCGTCATGGGGATTAGGAACTATTTTTTCTTTAGATGGCAGAACCGCCCTTGCTAAGAGATATACAATCGTAATACAAAGCAACGAATTAGCCGAGTTGGTCAGGGAAGATTGGAGTGGCTTCAAAAACACAAATGAAACAGAAAATTTGTACCGAACAGTTGCAGAGTATGTGAATACAATGTTTGAACAAACAGCAAAGGCTAATTTAGAAGAAACAAAGGCTATTGTAAAGAAGGAATTGGCTGCTAAATTAAAAGAAGCTTCTCCATTGGCTCAGTATGAGGTTGATGAAATCATAGAGAATATTTCGATAAATTCTCCAACAGCAACTAAAGAAACAATATCTATTGCCGTTGAGGCTGTGTTAAATTTAGAATCATCGAAAAATGGACAAGAGCTTTTAATGAAGCTCTCTCAACTTACGGAAGAAGATATTACGGGTCTTAATACTATACTCAATAAGTGGTCAGTAAAGGATGCCCTCACCGTATTGAGTGAAATTGATAGACGCTTATCCATTATTGAAGCAATAAGAAAACTTTCTAAAGATAAGAGCACAGATGAGTTACATGTCTTACACCCTCTTGTAACCGAATCTCGGTGGCTTTTTGGTCCTGAATATGATACTCCCGAATATACATCTAATAGGCAGCTTCAGACCGTAATGAGGACTTTGTTCAAAAGGGATATCTTGGATGGGAATGGTGTAAAAACAAATAGAAGACCAGACCTTGTCGTTTTAGCTGATAGTACTTCTCTTTCCATGACAGGTGTAGAAGAGTTTGGCGATAATGAGCTAGCTACAGTAACCAAAGTTCTGATAGTTGAACTAAAACGAGGAGGCTTTGAAATAACAAGTAAAGAAAGAAATCAAGCTACTGACTATGTAGACAGTTTGATTGCATTGGGAATTAATACTGCAAAAATAACAGCTTTTGTCGTAGGAGATAAAGTGGCAAAAGGGTTACAACGTCAGTATCGTGCAGGTTCTAAAGATGAAGGAAGCATCTTCTTGACAGACTTTGATCAACTTGTTGACACTGCTGAGAAACGAATGTTTGGACTTAGGAATAAATTAGCTGCAATGTATGATGATATTCCCGGAATGACTTTATATCAACAATCCAAATTGAAGTTGTTTTGA
- a CDS encoding helicase-related protein, with protein MASYNKKEHLKANIEAIKTVFALHREQRTATPEERTILEAYTGFGALKCILSPANTMEDIARWNKSELELFPLVMELHSIIRDNTASESQYKSYMQSLKNSVMTAFYTPAPIVREIAVALQEAGIVPKRILDPSAGMGEFIRSFDAIAAEGHTTFGFEKDILTGQMLSALYPENKIRIRGFEEIESKFGGYFDVVSSNIPFGDMAVFDPVFSKTDEPARKVSRMSLHNYFFVKGVDMLREGGVLAFITSQGVMNAPTNESVREWLMNHTRLVSAIRLPNNLFSENAGTEVGSDLIVLQKQRGKTSLTEEELRFIKSEKRPSGVLFNTYLRSMSQIVHTEWKQDTDPYGKPAILFHHEGGAEGIATDMGKILRADLAKRLDMALYQKHIFIQEQPQVSIAVPPEIKQREVTLTSATSEEEQSHQEVVQLKKEQPTEQPRSSVAPQVQLLDLFGNIIQEEKPKRKTSSMKRAVASTPSPTVEIKQQETAMGLLETGELWWQQNKEKGMQQRPYEGLWHEHLREGSLLASDFQVGMLVRDMEDNRMFQPIDLSSQERQKMLLYIDLRDAYHTLYDYEAERKVANESLRQNLNELYDRFVRQYGYLNDRKNHEQILMDASCREILFLERKVDKETLKADIFHQPVSFSLHEVTEVSNAQEALSASLNKFGAVDTGYMLSLLPESSEEEMLSDLHGKIYYNPLEGEYEIAEKFISGNVVAASERIEQYLLEHPEDTRAQVSLQALKDAIPEPIPFVDLDFNFGERWIPVNLYSDYASHLFDTEVTIRYNSSADEYSVDARGHNANIWDRFCVRGQHRRYDGIALMKHALLNTTPDITKKIMVGDKEVKVRDTEAIQMANAKIDEIRNGFTDWLNEQSDEFKKRLEKLYNDTFNCFVRPQYNGSHQTFPDLNLKGLGIESLYDSQKDAVWMLKLNGGGICDHQVGAGKTLIMCTAAYEMKRLGLANKPMILALKANVQEIAQTFQTAYPNAKLLYPGKNDFTPDKRQRIFHDIKNNNWDCIVLTHDQFGMIPQSDEIQQKILQDELDSVEENLEVLRQQGRSISRAMEKGLVKRQMNLRAKLDEIKFKIENRKDDVVDFKTMGIDHLFVDESHTFKNLMFNTRHDRVAGLGNSEGSQRALNMLFAIRTIQERTGKDLGATFLSGTTISNSLTELYLLFKYLRPQALEAQNIKTFDAWAAIFAKKSVDYEFSVTNEIVQKERFRYFIKVPELAAFYAQITDYRTAKEIGIDRPEKNEIMHNIPPTPEQEKFIAKLVEFAKTGNAELLGREKLSDREEKAKMLIATDMARKMSLDLRLIDPNKYGDHVDNKASHCAAKIAEYYHKFEEQKGTQFVFSDLGTYKPGEWNPYSEIKRKLVEDHGIPAQEIRFIQEAKTDKARKTLIAGMNEGSIRVLFGSTSMLGTGVNAQKRAVAIHHLDTPWRPSDLEQRDGRAVRKGNEVAKLYADNKVDVIIYAVEKSLDSYKFNLLHNKQLFIEQLKNNRMGSRTIDEGSMDEKSGMNFSEYVAILSGNTDLLEKAKLEKKIAGLESERQAFIRSKSSSRSRLEEVMRAVDSNRELIGRFRSDWDLYQSRVQKDNEGNILNPITLKGVESKDPKCIATKLTEINEKARTQGEYFSIGSLYGFNLVVKTESSSKDLFDLSQNKFFVMGESGMKYSYNNGKIATDPQLACMNFLNALEKIPGLIEKYQADTEKIAKDIPVLLEVVNGSWKKEEQLKELKTELAALDRKIQLSLKPIEEGESQQEGTEMMQDGERKAEELERSRPIEPTVAAPSVSTSAAQTDRPLEDNGQSSSATQPSKERLPPSLAEKVFIVRPKI; from the coding sequence GCCCGATGGAACAAGTCGGAGCTGGAGCTTTTCCCCTTGGTGATGGAGTTGCACAGCATCATTAGAGACAACACCGCTTCCGAATCGCAATACAAGAGTTATATGCAGAGCCTGAAAAACTCCGTGATGACCGCTTTCTATACTCCTGCGCCCATAGTGCGGGAGATTGCCGTTGCCTTACAGGAGGCAGGTATCGTCCCCAAGCGAATCCTTGACCCTTCGGCGGGAATGGGCGAGTTCATCCGCTCTTTTGATGCCATTGCAGCCGAAGGACATACGACTTTCGGTTTTGAGAAAGACATTCTCACGGGGCAGATGCTCTCCGCCCTGTACCCCGAAAACAAGATACGCATCCGAGGGTTCGAGGAAATCGAATCCAAGTTCGGAGGTTATTTCGACGTGGTTAGCAGCAACATTCCTTTCGGAGATATGGCTGTCTTCGACCCTGTTTTCAGCAAGACGGACGAACCAGCCCGAAAGGTCTCCCGCATGTCCCTGCACAATTACTTTTTCGTCAAGGGGGTAGATATGCTCCGTGAGGGTGGCGTGCTGGCATTCATCACCTCGCAAGGCGTTATGAATGCGCCAACGAACGAGTCTGTACGGGAGTGGCTGATGAATCATACCCGCCTTGTTTCGGCGATTCGCCTTCCTAATAATCTCTTCTCGGAAAATGCGGGGACAGAAGTGGGCAGTGACCTTATCGTCCTGCAAAAGCAGAGAGGAAAGACAAGTTTGACCGAAGAGGAACTGCGTTTCATCAAGAGTGAGAAACGCCCTAGCGGGGTGCTGTTCAACACTTATCTGCGAAGTATGTCACAGATCGTACATACCGAGTGGAAGCAGGACACCGACCCTTACGGCAAGCCTGCCATTCTGTTCCATCACGAGGGTGGAGCGGAAGGCATCGCCACCGATATGGGTAAAATCCTACGGGCTGATTTAGCCAAACGCTTGGATATGGCGTTGTACCAAAAGCATATCTTCATACAGGAGCAACCCCAAGTTAGCATTGCCGTTCCTCCCGAAATAAAACAGCGAGAAGTGACGCTTACGTCTGCCACTTCGGAAGAAGAGCAATCACACCAAGAGGTGGTGCAACTGAAAAAGGAACAGCCGACAGAGCAACCCCGAAGCAGTGTTGCACCACAGGTACAACTACTCGACCTTTTTGGCAATATCATTCAAGAGGAGAAACCCAAACGAAAAACCTCCTCGATGAAACGTGCTGTGGCTTCCACCCCTTCTCCCACTGTCGAAATAAAGCAACAAGAGACTGCTATGGGACTGTTGGAGACAGGAGAGTTGTGGTGGCAGCAGAACAAGGAGAAAGGGATGCAGCAGCGTCCCTATGAGGGCTTATGGCATGAACACCTCAGAGAGGGTTCTTTGCTTGCCTCGGACTTTCAAGTCGGAATGCTTGTCCGTGATATGGAGGACAATCGAATGTTCCAGCCCATAGACCTCTCTTCCCAAGAACGACAAAAAATGTTACTCTACATAGACCTGCGAGATGCTTACCATACGCTCTATGATTATGAAGCGGAACGCAAGGTGGCGAATGAATCCCTGCGACAGAACCTCAATGAACTGTACGACCGTTTCGTGCGGCAGTACGGGTATCTGAACGATCGCAAGAACCACGAGCAGATCCTGATGGATGCCAGTTGCAGGGAGATCCTTTTCTTGGAACGAAAGGTGGATAAAGAAACGCTCAAAGCCGACATTTTCCATCAACCCGTTTCTTTCAGCCTGCACGAGGTAACAGAGGTGAGCAATGCCCAAGAAGCACTTTCGGCTTCACTCAATAAATTCGGAGCGGTGGACACCGGATATATGCTCTCTTTGCTTCCCGAAAGTTCCGAAGAGGAGATGCTCTCCGACTTGCACGGCAAAATTTATTACAATCCCTTGGAGGGAGAGTATGAAATCGCCGAAAAGTTCATATCGGGCAATGTGGTTGCCGCATCGGAACGTATCGAACAATATCTCTTGGAGCATCCGGAGGACACAAGGGCGCAAGTCTCCTTGCAGGCCCTGAAAGATGCCATCCCCGAACCTATTCCTTTCGTGGACTTGGATTTCAACTTCGGGGAGCGATGGATTCCCGTAAACCTTTACTCTGATTATGCCTCGCACCTCTTCGATACCGAGGTGACGATACGCTACAATTCAAGTGCGGACGAATACTCCGTGGATGCACGGGGCCACAATGCCAACATCTGGGACAGATTCTGTGTGCGGGGACAGCATCGTCGCTACGATGGTATTGCCTTGATGAAGCATGCCCTGCTGAATACAACGCCGGACATCACCAAGAAAATCATGGTCGGAGACAAAGAGGTCAAGGTACGAGATACCGAAGCCATACAGATGGCAAACGCTAAAATCGATGAGATACGAAACGGCTTTACTGATTGGTTGAACGAGCAGAGCGATGAGTTCAAGAAGCGATTGGAGAAACTATATAATGATACTTTCAATTGTTTTGTTCGTCCTCAGTACAATGGATCCCATCAGACATTCCCCGACCTCAACCTGAAAGGCTTGGGTATCGAAAGCCTGTACGACAGTCAGAAGGATGCCGTGTGGATGTTGAAGCTTAACGGAGGGGGTATCTGTGACCATCAAGTAGGGGCAGGGAAAACGCTTATCATGTGTACTGCAGCCTATGAGATGAAACGGCTCGGCTTGGCAAACAAGCCGATGATACTCGCTCTCAAGGCTAACGTGCAGGAGATAGCACAGACTTTCCAAACGGCTTACCCGAATGCCAAGCTGCTTTATCCGGGCAAGAACGACTTCACCCCCGACAAACGGCAAAGGATTTTCCACGATATCAAGAATAACAACTGGGATTGCATTGTCCTCACACACGACCAATTCGGTATGATACCGCAATCGGACGAGATACAGCAGAAAATCCTTCAGGATGAGTTGGACAGCGTGGAAGAGAACTTGGAAGTTCTGCGTCAGCAGGGGCGCAGTATCTCTCGTGCCATGGAAAAGGGGCTTGTCAAGCGACAGATGAACTTACGGGCAAAGCTGGATGAAATCAAGTTCAAGATAGAGAACCGAAAGGACGACGTGGTAGATTTCAAGACCATGGGTATAGACCATCTTTTCGTGGACGAGTCGCATACGTTCAAGAACCTGATGTTCAATACTCGCCACGACAGAGTGGCAGGGCTTGGGAACAGTGAGGGAAGTCAGCGTGCCTTGAATATGCTCTTTGCCATACGAACGATACAAGAACGGACGGGGAAAGACTTGGGAGCCACCTTCCTTTCGGGTACGACCATATCGAACTCACTTACGGAGTTGTACCTGCTTTTCAAATACCTGCGTCCCCAAGCCCTCGAAGCACAGAATATCAAAACCTTTGACGCATGGGCTGCCATCTTCGCCAAGAAATCTGTGGACTATGAGTTCTCTGTTACCAATGAAATCGTGCAGAAGGAGCGTTTCCGCTATTTTATCAAAGTGCCGGAGTTGGCGGCGTTCTACGCTCAAATCACCGATTATCGAACGGCAAAGGAGATCGGCATAGACCGCCCCGAAAAGAATGAGATTATGCACAACATACCACCTACACCCGAACAGGAGAAGTTCATTGCCAAGTTGGTGGAATTTGCCAAGACAGGTAATGCGGAATTATTGGGACGAGAGAAACTCTCCGATAGAGAGGAGAAAGCCAAGATGCTTATCGCAACGGACATGGCTCGAAAGATGAGCTTAGATTTGAGACTTATTGATCCTAACAAGTACGGAGATCATGTGGACAACAAAGCCTCCCACTGTGCTGCCAAGATTGCGGAGTATTACCACAAGTTTGAGGAACAGAAAGGAACGCAATTTGTATTCAGTGATCTAGGCACCTACAAGCCGGGCGAATGGAATCCCTATTCCGAAATCAAGCGCAAGTTGGTGGAAGATCACGGCATACCCGCTCAGGAGATACGCTTCATTCAGGAAGCCAAGACTGACAAGGCAAGAAAGACGCTCATCGCAGGCATGAATGAAGGTTCAATCCGGGTGCTTTTCGGCTCTACTTCAATGCTCGGAACGGGTGTAAACGCTCAGAAGCGTGCTGTCGCTATCCATCATTTGGACACACCATGGCGTCCTTCTGACTTAGAGCAGAGGGATGGACGAGCCGTGCGTAAGGGAAACGAGGTAGCCAAACTCTATGCAGACAATAAGGTGGATGTTATCATCTATGCGGTGGAAAAGTCGCTTGATAGTTACAAATTCAATCTGTTACACAATAAGCAGCTTTTCATCGAACAGCTGAAAAACAACCGTATGGGTAGTCGTACCATCGACGAGGGAAGTATGGACGAGAAGTCGGGAATGAATTTTTCCGAGTATGTAGCCATTCTTTCAGGAAATACCGACTTGTTGGAAAAGGCGAAATTGGAAAAGAAAATAGCCGGTTTGGAGAGTGAGCGACAGGCCTTCATCCGCAGTAAATCATCCTCCCGAAGTCGTTTGGAGGAGGTTATGCGAGCAGTGGATAGCAATAGGGAACTGATTGGTCGTTTCAGAAGCGATTGGGATTTATACCAAAGCCGAGTGCAGAAAGATAACGAGGGCAACATACTCAACCCGATAACACTCAAAGGAGTAGAGAGTAAAGACCCGAAATGCATTGCAACTAAACTGACAGAAATCAATGAAAAAGCTCGTACTCAGGGGGAATACTTTAGTATTGGAAGCCTCTACGGATTTAATCTCGTGGTCAAGACAGAATCCTCTTCCAAAGATCTGTTTGACCTTTCACAGAACAAATTCTTCGTGATGGGAGAAAGCGGAATGAAGTACAGTTACAACAACGGCAAGATTGCGACAGACCCACAACTAGCCTGTATGAATTTCCTGAATGCCTTGGAGAAGATACCCGGCTTGATTGAGAAATATCAGGCAGACACGGAGAAGATTGCCAAGGATATTCCTGTTTTGCTGGAGGTGGTAAACGGTTCATGGAAGAAGGAAGAGCAGCTCAAAGAGCTCAAAACGGAACTTGCCGCACTTGACCGAAAAATACAGCTTTCCCTAAAGCCGATTGAAGAGGGAGAAAGCCAACAGGAGGGAACGGAGATGATGCAAGATGGCGAAAGAAAGGCGGAAGAATTGGAACGGTCACGTCCGATTGAGCCGACTGTCGCCGCCCCCTCCGTCAGCACCTCTGCGGCTCAAACCGACAGACCGTTGGAAGACAACGGGCAGAGTAGCTCAGCTACACAGCCTTCGAAGGAAAGACTACCACCGTCTTTGGCTGAAAAGGTGTTCATTGTCAGACCGAAGATATAA